The Halostagnicola larsenii XH-48 region CGCCTCGAGGAGACGAACTCGACGCACGATCGATCCACCGGCAGACGCCGGCTCAGCCGGAGAGTACGCCGCCGATAGCGCCGGCGAGCGCGCTCTCGAGTGCCATGATCAGGGCGATAGCTGTCGCGAAGGCGAAGACGCCTACGCCGAGCAGGCCGCCGATGGGGCCGAGCGCGAGACCGGTCAGACTGACGACGACACCCAGGAGGAATGCGCCGATGATACCGCCGAGCGCGCCCGCGAGGAGGCCGTGCCAAGCGCCCCGAAGCAGGCCGCCGCCGGCGATGAATCCGGCAACGAACCCGCCTCCCAGGCCGGCGACGAGTTGACCGATCCCGGGAATTGCCAGTCCAACGATCGAGAGGACAATCGTGGTCACGAAGCCGATGAAAACGGCACGCCAGTTAGCCATACGGGTCATAAGCGACCCAGCAGAATAAGAATATGGCAGGCGTCTCAGTCTCGAGACGAGCGTGAACGGTGTCGCGAGGGAGAGAACTATCACGGACGAACCGACAACGAACGCCCTTTTAGTGTCGAGGCTGTACTGGTGACTATGATTTTCGAAGACCTTCCGACGACGCCGACGTCGGAAGAGCTGATCGACAAGGCGTTTTCGCGGGCGGCCCGCTCGGGCAACGCCAAGAGCGGCCTCGAGGCCCAGCAGTCGATGCTCCAGACGGCGGCGAACATTATGTCGGACAACCTGGAGAACGTCGTGACCGCGTGGCCGGATTTCGAGTACGACGTCGACCCGTTTTATTACGAACTCGCCGACGCGATTCTGGACGTCTCCATCGCCCACTCCGATGGGTCGGGAGACGACGAACCGACGACCGGGGTCGACGCGCTACGACAGAGCCTCTCGCAGGTCAGTTGGGCCGGCCGAAAGACCCGCGAGATTCACGAGGAGTACCAGTCGCGACTCCGTAAAACCGACATCGACACCGCACGAAAGCACCGCCAGCAGGCGTTCGCGCGACTCGCCGATATCGTCGAACAGGTCGACGAACACCTCCGGCTGATCAACGACGCGCGCAACGAGCTTCGAGACCTCCCCGAGATCAACGCCGACGAACCGACGATCGTGGTCGCCGGCTACCCGAACGTCGGCAAATCTTCGCTCGTCAACGACGTGACCAACGCCCGCGGCGAGACGGATTCGTATCCGTTCACGACGACCGGAATTGGACTCGGACACTTCGAACGGGATCACATCCGCTACCAGATCGTCGACACGCCGGGGCTGCTCGACCGTCCCCCACAGGAGCGAAACGAGATCGAATCGCAGGCCGTCAGCGCCTTAGAGCACCTCGCCGACTGCGTCCTCGTCCTGCTCGACCCCAGCGGCGAGTGTGGCTACCCGATCGAGTCCCAACTCGAGTTGCGCGACGCCATCGAGGACCAGTTCGAGAACGTGCCCGTCCTCACGATCGGCAACAAAGCGGACCGATCGCGGGACGTCGAAGCGGAGTACTACATGAGCGTCGAAACCGGCGAGAACGTCGAGACGGTCCTCGAGGCGGCGATCGAGGCTATCAGTTACGAGCCGGAGTTACCCTTCGACGGCTGATCCGTCACCACACTCTTTCCTTCGACGGCTGAAGACGGTACCGCTTCCTGCGCGCTGTCAGCGCTCACGGACGGACGCCGATTCGTACTCGATCGGTTCGACGCGAACGTCGATATCCTCCCCCGTGTTTTCTTCGATGGTTTCCGCGACGTCAGTAGCGAACGTCGAGGTATCCGCAGCACCCGCCTGGCTCACCACGACAGTCACGCTCCGCGGACCGGTGTACGGCGACATGTCTGAGTACTGCGTCTGTACGGACACCGCGGTGAGATTTCCGTAGGCGGGGTCCTCGAGGGTCTCCTCGACCGACGCTGCGACCTCCCTGTCGACGCCGACCTGTTGGACGGTCGCGAACCCGACCGAGAGCGTGAGCGCGACGACGACCAGTGCGAGTAGTCCCGTCGCGACGAGGGATCGATCAAGGTCACCCTCCGGTGATGCGCGCTCTCGAGAGACGTAGCCGAGGAGGACCAACACGGTGAGTACCGCGAGATTGATCACGACCATAGTCACGCACAACAAGATTGCCGTTCCGATTGCGAGTTCGAGTTCGATCCAGGCAATCGAAACCCCCGTCGCCGCGGCTGTCGGGATCAACGCGGCTGCGATCATGACGCCGATTATCGAGGTCGGCCCCTTCGTCGTCAGCCCGATCCCTGCGGATAGCCCCGCCGCGACGGCGACGACCAGCGAGAGCATGTTCGGCGCGAGTCGGACGCCGAACAGCTCGAGTGCCGGGAGCTCGAGTTCGGCCGGGACGAAGCCGCCGAAGCGAAACGCCGCTGCGAGCGCCGCTGCGGCGGCGATAGCCAGCACGAGCCCGTAGAGTTGCATCCAGAGACTATCGGCGATCATCTTTCGGTCGCCGGTCACGGTCCCGACGCTGGCGGTCAACGCCGGCCCGATGATCGGCGCGATCACCATCGAACCGACGACGATCGCAGGCGAACCGATCAACAACCCCGCCGTTGCGATGAGCGCACTCAAAACCATCAACGCCGCGTAAGAGGCGGTATCCCTGCTCAGGTCGCGAGCTTTCGTCCGAAGCTCGATCGCCGTCATCGGTTTGTACCGTCCTGCGTACTCCCGCTCGAGCGTCTCCGAAGTCGTCGTCATCGCCGCCTCGGCGCTGGCAACGACGGTGTACTGTTCGAGATCGACCTCGGCCGCCTCGAGTTCGTCGAGAACGTCCCCGACCGCGTTACTCGGAACGGGGATTTCGAACATGACGCCGTCATCGGCGGTCGGGACGACGGTGAACGTGAACTGCCTCTCCTCGAGCGCCGCTCGGACCGCGTCCTGGCGCGTATCTGAGACGGTGACGTGAACGAGACGCACGACTAGGGGGCCACCACGGAGGGCAAAAAGGTACTACCCTGTGTACGCCGAGAGCGGGTCAGAATCGACAGTCGACCCAAACAGCAGGCGACGGGGACCCGGCTCACCGATGTGCGACCTCCACGTACCGGACTTCGACATCGATCGAGTCGTCGCCGTATCGATTGACCCGCTCGTGGAGTTCGTCGGCTAACTCCGGATCCGTTTCGCCGGGTGGGCCGCCGATCGTCACGATCACCCGTTCGGGGCTCAAGAACGGGTAATCCTCGTCCATCACGACCTCGAGTTCGAGCAGCTGATAGCCGTCGTACTCCGGTTGCTCGAGAAGGGTTTCGATGTCCTCGCGAGTGTTCTCCTCGAAGGTCGCCGCCGAGTACGAGGCGTAGGTAATCCCGCCCAGAAACACGCCGAACAGGAGGACGATGACGACTAATCCGACCACGCGACGGCGGACCCGTTCCTGCGTCGGGCCGAGTTCGAACAGGTTCTCCGGGCGATAGCCCGCGTACCAGAGCGTGAGCAACCCCGCGAGGTTCACCGACAGGACGTTGACGAGCACCAGTACCGTCGATCCGATCGCCGCCGAAGGCTGGCCCCACGCGAGGGCGATGCCGACCGTCGCGGCCGGCGGAATAAGCGCCGCCGCGATCATCACGCCGACGAGTGCCACCGAGATCCCGGTCGAAATGGAGACGATACCGGCGACGCCCGCGCCCAGTGCGACCGCCAGAGAGAGCAAATCCGGGGCGAGGCGTTCGGAGATTTCGTCGACGGCCGAAATATCGAGCCCGGGCGGGACGACGTTCGTCACCCGAACGGTCAGCGCGAATACCGCAGCGGCGAGGATGGCGAGGAAGACGCCGACCAGTTGGTACTTGATACTCTTGAGAAAGAGGTCTTCCTCGTCGAGGACGGACCCGACGCTGGCACCCAGCGCCGGACCGATCAGCGGTGCGATCACCATCGAACCGACGACCACCGCCGCCGAATCGAGCAACAGTCCTGACGTCGCCACGATCGCGCTCACAACCGTCATCGTCGCGTAGATGTCGAACGACGGCGTCAGCGACTCCGCTTCGGCCTGGAGTTCCTGTCTCGAGATCCGCTCCGATTCGACATCCCCGTTTTCGTACTCCTCGCGAAGGGCCTCGAATCGGCGAGAGATGACGGTCTCAGCGTCGACGACGACGGTGTAGGCGTCCTCGTCGACACCCTGTTCCTGTATCGAATCGAGGACGGGTTCGACCGCCGACGCGGGGAGCGGGAAGTACGCGACCGCCGTGTAATCGCGGTCGCTCGTCTCCTCGGTGACGACGTAATCGACGCCCTGCTCGTCGAGCGCCTCGAGGAGCGTCCGTCGTTTCCCTGCCGGGATCGTCAGCTGTACGAGCCGCACACTCCGTAACTCGCATCCCGCTGTGATAATTCCAGTGCTCGAAGCCCGACCGGGGGCCCAGTGTTTGGAACCCAGTTGGAGTTCCACTGCTCGGATCGGCGGGGGCCGGGTCCGGATCTCGAGCGGCCGCGTCGGCGTCGCGGTCCTTATTACTCGCCGCCCTCGTATGGCAGGTATGTTCGAAAACCGCCCGAACCGCGACGCCGAAGTCGTCCTCGTCGGGCGCTCTAACGTCGGGAAGTCCACGCTCATGCGGGAGCTAACCGGCCACTCGTTCGACACCGGCGGCAAGCCGGGCGTCACCCGCTCGCCGAACCACTACGACTGGACGGCCGAAGATTTCGTCCTCACGGATCTCCCCGGATTTGGGTTCATGAGCGGCGTCGAGGAAGACCACCGCGAGCAGATCAAGACCGACATCGTCCGCTATCTCGAGGAGTACGCCGACAACGTCCTCGTCGCGGTGCTGGTCGTCGACGGCAAGAGCGTCGTCGACATCATCGACCGCCACACCGGGCCGGATTCGATCCCCTACGACGTCGAGATGTACCACTTCCTGCAGGACATAGGAATTCCGACCGTCGTCGCCGTCAACAAGATGGACAAGGTCGACGACCGCGACGAACGCCTCGACGAACTCGCCGAACGGCTCGGGCTCTATCCGCCGTGGAAGCAGTGGCAAGAGACCATCGCGCCGATCAGCGCAAAGCGCGAGCAACTCGAGCCGATGTACGAGGCCGTCCGCACCCACCTCCACGAACAGGAGCGCGACGACCTGTTCAAGTTTTTCTAACGAACTTTTGCGCTGCGGTCTACCGCGTCCACGCCAGACTTACTGGCGTGGACGCGGTGTCCCTCGGCAAAATCTCGAGAGAGTGAAACTCTCTCGGACCTCGCGGGAGCGAAGCTCCCGCTTAGCTTCGATGAAAAGCACCGGAAGACGGTCCGGCTCACTTCGTTCGCGGGCTGCGACTTCCGAGCCTTCGTTCGCTCTGCTCACGAAGACACTCCTCCTTCCTCTCCGTTCGCGTTACTCACTCCGAGTCAGTCGTCGGCCCGCTCGCTCGGCCTGCGGCCTCGCTCGCGGTGAGTGTCGGACACAGCCTGCCCTTCCCCGTTGAGCGAACGCATCGCGTTCGCGATGCTCGGAAGAGCTTGCTCTTCCGTAGTGTTACACGGCTCTCGTAGTACTCGAGCCATGCGCCCGGCCACCGAATCCGAGTAGTCAGTTGCTCAGACGACCCTATTTTTCAGGTCGTCGTCGCGCTCGAGTCGAGCCACGTTCTCGGTGACTATTTCGCCGATGTTGGGGCCGTAGTCCCGCGTGAACCCAGCACAGTGTGGCGAGACGATGACCTCGTCGAGATCCCAGAGCGGCGACTCCTCGGGGAGCGGTTCGGTTTCGAAGACGTCCAGTGCCGCACCGGCGATATCGCCGGCCTCGAGCGCGTCGACCAGCGCGGGTTCGTCGACGACGCTGCCGCGCGCGACATTGACGAAGTACGCGTTCTCGCGCATGGCGGCGAACGCCTCGGCGTCGAAGAGGTGGTGCGTTTCGTCGGTCAGCGGGACGGTGGCGATCACGAAGTCGACATCGGAAATCGCCTCGAGCAAGTCGTCATTTGCGTACATCTCGTCGAATGCCGGTAACGGCTCCGTCGATCGGCGGACGCCGCTGACGTGGACCCCGAGCGAGCCCAGCACGTCGGCGACGCCGGTGCCGAGCGTCCCGGTGCCGACGACGCAGGCCGTCGTTCCCGAAATCGTGAACGCCTCGTCCCACGCCGGGGGATCCCAGCGGTGGTCTTCCTGATTCGCGGCGGCGTCGTGGAGCCGGCGGGCGAACGCGAGCAGGTAAC contains the following coding sequences:
- the ddh gene encoding D-2-hydroxyacid dehydrogenase translates to MHIDLERLGVHESVGTVFPARVLVEYLEDLPLEVGAIGDDEIADCDAVVTLEYDDAMLECAWIHSIQAGVDRFPFETLEAEDVILTNSTGIHGQSVGETVAGYLLAFARRLHDAAANQEDHRWDPPAWDEAFTISGTTACVVGTGTLGTGVADVLGSLGVHVSGVRRSTEPLPAFDEMYANDDLLEAISDVDFVIATVPLTDETHHLFDAEAFAAMRENAYFVNVARGSVVDEPALVDALEAGDIAGAALDVFETEPLPEESPLWDLDEVIVSPHCAGFTRDYGPNIGEIVTENVARLERDDDLKNRVV
- the engB gene encoding GTP-binding protein EngB — encoded protein: MFENRPNRDAEVVLVGRSNVGKSTLMRELTGHSFDTGGKPGVTRSPNHYDWTAEDFVLTDLPGFGFMSGVEEDHREQIKTDIVRYLEEYADNVLVAVLVVDGKSVVDIIDRHTGPDSIPYDVEMYHFLQDIGIPTVVAVNKMDKVDDRDERLDELAERLGLYPPWKQWQETIAPISAKREQLEPMYEAVRTHLHEQERDDLFKFF
- a CDS encoding DUF5518 domain-containing protein; protein product: MANWRAVFIGFVTTIVLSIVGLAIPGIGQLVAGLGGGFVAGFIAGGGLLRGAWHGLLAGALGGIIGAFLLGVVVSLTGLALGPIGGLLGVGVFAFATAIALIMALESALAGAIGGVLSG
- a CDS encoding NOG1 family protein, whose translation is MIFEDLPTTPTSEELIDKAFSRAARSGNAKSGLEAQQSMLQTAANIMSDNLENVVTAWPDFEYDVDPFYYELADAILDVSIAHSDGSGDDEPTTGVDALRQSLSQVSWAGRKTREIHEEYQSRLRKTDIDTARKHRQQAFARLADIVEQVDEHLRLINDARNELRDLPEINADEPTIVVAGYPNVGKSSLVNDVTNARGETDSYPFTTTGIGLGHFERDHIRYQIVDTPGLLDRPPQERNEIESQAVSALEHLADCVLVLLDPSGECGYPIESQLELRDAIEDQFENVPVLTIGNKADRSRDVEAEYYMSVETGENVETVLEAAIEAISYEPELPFDG
- a CDS encoding TIGR00341 family protein yields the protein MRLVQLTIPAGKRRTLLEALDEQGVDYVVTEETSDRDYTAVAYFPLPASAVEPVLDSIQEQGVDEDAYTVVVDAETVISRRFEALREEYENGDVESERISRQELQAEAESLTPSFDIYATMTVVSAIVATSGLLLDSAAVVVGSMVIAPLIGPALGASVGSVLDEEDLFLKSIKYQLVGVFLAILAAAVFALTVRVTNVVPPGLDISAVDEISERLAPDLLSLAVALGAGVAGIVSISTGISVALVGVMIAAALIPPAATVGIALAWGQPSAAIGSTVLVLVNVLSVNLAGLLTLWYAGYRPENLFELGPTQERVRRRVVGLVVIVLLFGVFLGGITYASYSAATFEENTREDIETLLEQPEYDGYQLLELEVVMDEDYPFLSPERVIVTIGGPPGETDPELADELHERVNRYGDDSIDVEVRYVEVAHR
- a CDS encoding DUF389 domain-containing protein; the protein is MRLVHVTVSDTRQDAVRAALEERQFTFTVVPTADDGVMFEIPVPSNAVGDVLDELEAAEVDLEQYTVVASAEAAMTTTSETLEREYAGRYKPMTAIELRTKARDLSRDTASYAALMVLSALIATAGLLIGSPAIVVGSMVIAPIIGPALTASVGTVTGDRKMIADSLWMQLYGLVLAIAAAAALAAAFRFGGFVPAELELPALELFGVRLAPNMLSLVVAVAAGLSAGIGLTTKGPTSIIGVMIAAALIPTAAATGVSIAWIELELAIGTAILLCVTMVVINLAVLTVLVLLGYVSRERASPEGDLDRSLVATGLLALVVVALTLSVGFATVQQVGVDREVAASVEETLEDPAYGNLTAVSVQTQYSDMSPYTGPRSVTVVVSQAGAADTSTFATDVAETIEENTGEDIDVRVEPIEYESASVRER